One Streptomyces mobaraensis NBRC 13819 = DSM 40847 DNA segment encodes these proteins:
- a CDS encoding DUF6603 domain-containing protein — MTTPLPQLAAQLRAGLDPVLPLLAGLPDDATRRQRLAQGLGLPGGALTPDALLVRLALPDAGSHGDVWSVLVELLRTAVGQAPPGWQLAIKDVLTVGPGPVPVPAVTALPPTINLSFDLTGALSLVPGLAVRDGISLVLSLPSATPDDCSLAFRADGIALTLTGDDLLGLLVPGGLAVKGRLGVRLDKNGLRLEGGAAGKGVAIPLNQVPSVLRAPALHVSVRDGGLRLDTSFRASLLGIGEATVDGAGLEVRPSGGGFTATPVMPTGFGLALAVGPAKGGGFLAAHDGRYEGALSLSLGIVEVRAFGILDTRPVSVLVVLSALFTPPIELGLAVTLNAVGGIVGVGRALDRAGLAQVVQAGHVDDLLFPADPVAAAPRVLAELGAVFPARPGSTVVGPMFRIGWGRPVSFLTADIGVVLELPGGVVGILGRLRVALPAPQAPVLDLRASVAGVVDAANGLVEIVADLAGSRLLTASIAGGLALRVKSGQDATFVLSAGGFHPRFTPPDGFPTPKRLTIAIADSPLLHIVFSGYFALTPGTVQAGAELSAVIGSRGTGVTGRLTFDALVRWEPSFGVQLDLSGSFELRFASKTLCSLGLRVHVDGPTPCWHVAGRAGVSFLFFDVSFPFDERWDCSGETDLPPLPDVRRLLEQALDDPRNWEPVLPDGVRTMASLGADDAAGGRLLHPLGRPRFSQRIVPLGIEVAKYGPGRLPRPTAFDVTVTFAGGAGTAQPVTADFARADFFDLTDDEKLTQPAFEQFRSGSELTPPAPAVTAPAYSVPVEYETKWLGGPVSTPKPPWRITDAAFLAALPFGAVGRSLVHELRERYVSPPITTPDKPVLKDRSYAIVPTGTLKEAGFARTNTFTEATAQLRTVSGRSALHQVVPAYEVRP, encoded by the coding sequence ATGACGACCCCGCTGCCACAACTGGCGGCCCAGCTCCGGGCGGGCCTCGACCCGGTCCTCCCCCTCCTCGCCGGCCTCCCCGACGACGCCACCCGCAGACAACGGCTCGCGCAGGGCCTCGGCCTGCCGGGGGGCGCGCTGACCCCGGACGCGCTGCTCGTACGGCTGGCCCTGCCGGACGCCGGGTCCCACGGCGACGTGTGGTCCGTCCTCGTCGAGCTGCTGCGGACGGCGGTCGGGCAGGCACCGCCAGGATGGCAGCTGGCCATCAAGGACGTCCTCACGGTGGGCCCCGGCCCCGTGCCCGTGCCGGCCGTCACGGCCCTGCCTCCGACGATCAACCTCTCGTTCGACCTGACCGGCGCCCTCTCCCTGGTACCCGGCCTGGCCGTGCGCGACGGGATCAGCCTCGTCCTCTCCCTGCCCTCGGCCACGCCCGACGACTGCTCCCTCGCCTTCCGCGCCGACGGCATCGCCCTGACGCTCACCGGGGACGACCTGCTGGGACTGCTCGTCCCCGGCGGCCTCGCCGTCAAGGGCAGGCTGGGAGTCCGGCTCGACAAGAACGGACTGCGCCTCGAAGGCGGCGCCGCCGGCAAAGGCGTCGCGATCCCCCTGAACCAGGTGCCGTCCGTGCTGCGCGCGCCCGCGCTGCACGTCTCGGTCAGGGACGGCGGGCTCCGGCTCGACACCTCCTTCCGCGCCTCGCTCCTCGGCATCGGCGAGGCGACCGTCGACGGGGCCGGCCTCGAAGTCCGCCCGAGCGGCGGGGGGTTCACGGCGACCCCCGTCATGCCGACGGGCTTCGGACTCGCCCTCGCCGTCGGCCCGGCAAAGGGCGGCGGCTTCCTCGCCGCACACGACGGCCGGTACGAGGGAGCGCTCTCGCTCAGCCTGGGCATCGTCGAAGTACGGGCCTTCGGGATCCTGGACACCCGCCCGGTGTCGGTCCTCGTCGTCCTGAGCGCCCTGTTCACCCCGCCCATCGAACTGGGCCTCGCCGTCACCCTCAACGCCGTCGGCGGCATCGTCGGCGTCGGCCGCGCGCTCGACCGGGCCGGCCTCGCCCAGGTCGTCCAGGCCGGGCACGTCGACGACCTGCTGTTCCCCGCCGACCCGGTCGCCGCGGCGCCCCGCGTCCTGGCCGAACTGGGCGCGGTCTTCCCGGCCCGCCCCGGCAGCACCGTCGTGGGCCCCATGTTCCGGATCGGCTGGGGCCGCCCGGTCTCGTTCCTCACCGCCGACATCGGGGTGGTGCTCGAACTGCCCGGCGGTGTGGTGGGCATCCTCGGACGGCTGCGCGTCGCCCTGCCCGCTCCCCAGGCGCCCGTCCTCGACCTGCGGGCCTCGGTCGCGGGCGTCGTCGACGCCGCCAACGGCCTGGTCGAGATCGTCGCCGACCTGGCCGGGTCCCGGCTCCTCACCGCCTCGATCGCGGGCGGTCTCGCCCTGCGCGTGAAGAGCGGACAGGACGCGACCTTCGTCCTCAGCGCCGGGGGCTTCCACCCCCGCTTCACCCCGCCCGACGGCTTCCCGACGCCGAAGCGCCTCACCATCGCGATCGCGGACAGCCCGCTGCTGCACATCGTGTTCTCCGGCTACTTCGCGCTCACCCCCGGCACCGTGCAGGCGGGCGCCGAGCTGTCCGCCGTGATCGGCTCCCGCGGTACCGGCGTCACCGGACGGCTGACCTTCGACGCGCTGGTGCGCTGGGAACCCAGCTTCGGCGTCCAGCTCGACCTCAGCGGCTCCTTCGAACTGCGCTTCGCCTCCAAGACGCTGTGCTCGCTCGGGCTGCGCGTCCACGTGGACGGGCCGACACCCTGCTGGCACGTCGCCGGCCGGGCCGGCGTCTCCTTCCTCTTCTTCGACGTCAGCTTCCCCTTCGACGAGCGCTGGGACTGCTCCGGGGAGACCGACCTCCCGCCGCTCCCCGACGTCCGCCGGCTCCTGGAACAGGCCCTGGACGACCCGCGCAACTGGGAACCGGTCCTGCCGGACGGGGTGCGCACGATGGCGTCGCTGGGCGCCGACGACGCGGCCGGCGGGCGGCTGCTGCACCCGCTGGGCCGGCCGCGGTTCAGCCAGCGCATCGTCCCACTGGGCATCGAGGTGGCCAAGTACGGGCCGGGCCGGCTGCCGCGGCCGACCGCCTTCGACGTCACCGTGACGTTCGCCGGCGGCGCGGGCACCGCGCAGCCGGTCACGGCGGACTTCGCGCGCGCCGACTTCTTCGACCTCACGGACGACGAGAAGCTCACCCAGCCGGCCTTCGAACAGTTCCGCTCCGGCAGCGAACTGACGCCGCCCGCCCCCGCGGTCACCGCCCCCGCCTACTCCGTGCCGGTGGAGTACGAGACCAAGTGGCTCGGCGGTCCCGTCAGCACCCCGAAACCCCCCTGGCGGATCACCGACGCGGCCTTCCTCGCCGCGCTGCCCTTCGGGGCGGTGGGCCGCAGCCTCGTGCACGAGCTGCGCGAACGCTACGTCTCCCCACCGATCACCACACCGGACAAACCGGTCCTCAAGGACCGCTCGTACGCCATCGTCCCGACCGGCACCCTCAAGGAGGCCGGATTCGCGCGGACGAACACCTTCACCGAAGCAACCGCCCAGCTGAGGACCGTGTCGGGCCGGTCCGCGCTGCACCAGGTCGTGCCCGCATACGAGGTGAGGCCGTGA
- a CDS encoding CBS domain-containing protein: MYHRSVGEIMTSEVAHARADTPHRDLVTLLRLRRVSGVPVVDHDDKVIGVVSEADLLRLRTDGTGAGHRGRWPGLPPLVPVPRRLGAGAARAPVTAAALMSTPAVTVHPYQRAADAARVMDRHHVNRLPVVDEEDRLIGIVTRHDLLRVFVRTDEAIRAEVAEVLVPAAGAAPPGGVTVSVRDGVVTLGGTAAPEAAAAAVRGAWRVDGVVGVVSRLSSGRRRDGI; this comes from the coding sequence GTGTACCACCGCAGCGTCGGCGAGATCATGACCAGCGAGGTCGCCCACGCGCGCGCTGACACCCCGCACCGGGACCTGGTGACGCTGTTGCGGCTGCGCCGCGTGAGCGGCGTCCCGGTGGTCGACCACGACGACAAGGTGATCGGCGTGGTGTCGGAGGCGGACCTGCTGCGCCTGCGCACCGACGGCACGGGGGCGGGCCACCGGGGCCGGTGGCCGGGGCTGCCGCCGCTCGTTCCGGTGCCCCGCCGCCTGGGGGCGGGGGCGGCCCGGGCGCCGGTCACGGCGGCGGCGTTGATGTCGACGCCCGCGGTCACCGTCCACCCGTATCAGCGGGCCGCCGACGCGGCCCGGGTGATGGACCGGCACCACGTCAACCGGCTGCCCGTGGTCGACGAGGAGGACCGGCTGATCGGCATCGTCACCCGGCACGACCTGCTGCGCGTCTTCGTCCGGACGGACGAGGCGATCCGCGCGGAGGTCGCCGAGGTACTCGTGCCCGCGGCCGGGGCCGCACCGCCCGGAGGGGTGACCGTCTCCGTGCGGGACGGGGTGGTGACGCTCGGCGGCACGGCCGCCCCGGAGGCCGCGGCGGCTGCCGTCCGGGGCGCCTGGCGGGTGGACGGGGTGGTCGGCGTGGTGAGCCGCTTGTCGTCCGGCCGCCGTCGGGACGGTATCTGA
- a CDS encoding peptidase inhibitor family I36 protein, translating to MKRLTALLAAVLISAGTALATSADAQAAPCRSGYFCVWTDANFTGMKIEHSGDDHWWEGDMNNHDSSWANHGVSGPGVKDHVKIYDGRELTGGVTLCLSPGQEVAYNGHANDRGGSHTWTMGC from the coding sequence ATGAAGCGCCTGACCGCCCTCCTCGCCGCCGTCCTGATCTCGGCCGGTACCGCCCTGGCCACCTCGGCCGATGCCCAGGCGGCGCCGTGCCGCAGCGGTTATTTCTGCGTCTGGACGGACGCGAACTTCACCGGCATGAAGATCGAGCACAGCGGCGACGACCACTGGTGGGAGGGCGACATGAACAACCACGACTCGTCCTGGGCGAACCACGGCGTCTCCGGGCCGGGCGTCAAGGACCACGTCAAGATCTACGACGGCCGCGAGCTGACCGGAGGCGTCACCCTCTGCCTGTCCCCCGGCCAGGAAGTCGCCTACAACGGCCATGCGAACGACAGGGGTGGCTCCCACACTTGGACCATGGGGTGCTGA
- a CDS encoding TetR/AcrR family transcriptional regulator yields the protein MRPAEGGLRERQKAQRRARILDATRELLRENPESVISAERIARRAGVAPATVYNLIGPREKIWEALAAGFTDRLERRLAASARGTAGGTVDGTAGGAVDPREVVVATVRLFVSDPVVSRRMVREWEASGLVFRRSPLTQLRRAMADARDRGLLRADVDTGALAAAVATSCVGVLHQWVAGLIDDDRFCAHAVFALDVALAAAAAAPHRDRFLAPLLVRGAA from the coding sequence ATGCGGCCGGCCGAAGGAGGGCTGCGCGAGCGGCAGAAGGCCCAGCGGCGTGCCCGGATCCTCGACGCCACGCGCGAACTCCTGCGGGAGAACCCGGAGTCGGTGATCAGCGCCGAGCGGATCGCCCGGCGCGCGGGGGTCGCCCCGGCCACCGTCTACAACCTGATCGGTCCGCGCGAGAAGATCTGGGAGGCGCTCGCCGCCGGCTTCACGGACCGGCTGGAGCGCCGCCTGGCGGCGTCGGCGCGCGGCACCGCCGGGGGAACCGTCGATGGGACGGCCGGAGGAGCGGTCGATCCGAGGGAAGTCGTGGTGGCGACCGTCCGGTTGTTCGTGAGCGACCCGGTCGTGTCGCGCCGCATGGTGCGCGAATGGGAGGCGAGCGGCCTCGTGTTCCGCCGCAGCCCGCTCACGCAGCTCCGCCGGGCGATGGCGGACGCGCGGGATCGGGGCCTGCTGCGCGCCGACGTCGACACGGGCGCGCTGGCCGCCGCCGTCGCCACGTCGTGCGTGGGTGTGCTGCACCAGTGGGTCGCCGGTCTGATCGACGACGACCGGTTCTGCGCGCACGCCGTGTTCGCGCTGGACGTCGCGCTCGCCGCGGCGGCCGCGGCCCCTCACCGCGACCGGTTCCTGGCGCCGCTGCTCGTCCGGGGCGCGGCGTGA
- a CDS encoding alpha/beta fold hydrolase, translating into MGGGGVPLAADVWGEASAPPVVLLHGGGQTRHAWHGAGPRLAALGWRVVAPDLRGHGASGWSPDGAYHLGLFADDVRALVAELGGRPVLVGASLGGLGSLLAAGEAPGADVRALVLVDVAHRPDPHGARRIVEFMRSRPDGFAGLDEAAAAVAAHLPHRPRPDGIEGMRKNLRRHGDRWVWHWDPRLLDGFEGRMDPPGMAARLLTAARGADVPILLVRGGLSDVVRADIAERFCDAVPRARRVDVAGAGHMVAGDRNEHFVDAIVPFLEEVG; encoded by the coding sequence GTGGGCGGCGGCGGGGTCCCGCTCGCCGCGGACGTGTGGGGCGAGGCGTCCGCGCCGCCCGTCGTCCTGCTCCACGGCGGCGGCCAGACCCGGCACGCCTGGCACGGAGCGGGTCCCCGGCTGGCCGCGCTCGGATGGCGGGTCGTCGCTCCGGACCTGCGCGGGCACGGCGCCAGCGGATGGTCGCCCGATGGCGCCTACCACCTCGGCCTGTTCGCCGACGACGTCCGGGCGCTCGTCGCCGAACTCGGCGGCCGGCCGGTGCTCGTGGGCGCCTCGCTCGGCGGCTTGGGGTCGCTGCTCGCCGCCGGGGAGGCGCCCGGGGCGGACGTACGCGCTCTGGTGCTCGTCGACGTCGCCCACCGGCCCGATCCCCACGGGGCCCGCCGGATCGTCGAGTTCATGCGGAGTCGGCCCGACGGCTTCGCCGGCCTCGACGAGGCGGCAGCGGCGGTCGCCGCGCACCTGCCGCACCGCCCGCGGCCGGACGGCATCGAGGGGATGCGGAAGAACCTGCGGCGCCACGGCGACCGCTGGGTCTGGCACTGGGACCCCCGGCTGCTGGACGGCTTCGAGGGGCGGATGGACCCGCCCGGCATGGCCGCCCGCCTCCTCACCGCCGCGCGCGGCGCCGACGTACCGATCCTGCTCGTCCGCGGCGGGCTCAGCGACGTGGTGCGCGCGGACATCGCCGAGCGGTTCTGCGACGCGGTCCCCCGGGCGCGACGCGTCGATGTCGCCGGCGCGGGGCACATGGTGGCCGGTGACCGGAACGAGCACTTCGTCGACGCGATCGTGCCGTTCCTGGAGGAAGTCGGGTGA
- a CDS encoding potassium channel family protein translates to MSVVLRPLATATGLVLAYYLLPLNERFEGSTALGLVLGLAAVAALFAWQIRSILGSSRPRLRAVEALAVTVPLFLLIFAATYYLMEQSRAGSFAEHLDRTGALYFALTVFSTVGFGDIVPRTEPARIVTMVQMAGDILLLGVAAHVVVGAVQSALARPPAGGSGPG, encoded by the coding sequence ATGAGCGTCGTGCTGCGTCCTCTGGCCACCGCGACCGGGCTCGTCCTCGCCTACTACCTCCTGCCCCTGAACGAGAGGTTCGAAGGCTCCACCGCACTGGGCCTCGTCCTCGGACTGGCCGCCGTCGCGGCCCTGTTCGCCTGGCAGATCCGCTCGATCCTGGGCTCCTCCCGGCCCCGCCTGCGGGCCGTCGAGGCGCTCGCCGTCACGGTCCCGCTGTTCCTGCTGATCTTCGCCGCCACCTACTACCTCATGGAGCAGTCCCGGGCGGGCAGCTTCGCCGAGCACCTCGACCGGACCGGCGCGCTGTACTTCGCCCTCACCGTGTTCAGCACCGTCGGATTCGGCGACATCGTCCCGCGCACGGAGCCGGCGCGGATCGTCACCATGGTGCAGATGGCGGGCGACATCCTGCTCCTCGGCGTCGCCGCCCACGTCGTCGTCGGCGCCGTACAGTCCGCGCTGGCCCGGCCGCCGGCCGGCGGAAGCGGGCCCGGATGA
- a CDS encoding MFS transporter — protein sequence MKRWRALIVLGTAQFLMVLDTSVMNVSISKLVEDFHTEVTAIQGVITLYTLVMAALMITGGKLGDAFGRRRAFTLGLIVYGTGSAITALAPSLWVLALGWSVIEGLGATLVLPALAALVAGAYRDRERSVAYGVIGGLAGAGIAVGPLLGGWVTTYLTWRLVFAGEVVVVLAMLCVVRWIPDVPPGPRRKLDAGGVALSAAGLALVVLGVLQSSSWGWLKPRNPPFTLLGFAPTLFVVAAGAVLLWLFCAWERRQQHRGREPLVHLSLFRVPPLRAGLTMLLCQNLVLLGLFFVIPLYLQVVQGLDAFQTGLRLLPVSVTMLLSAMAGPLLGRVAAPRTVVRCGLLVLLAAALWLLGTIEPRIDNLAFGLAMGGIGLGMGLLASQLGNVTQSSVGEDERSEAGGLQYTAQNLGSSLGTALIGSLLIGALVHAFTTQIDDNPKISDAARHQAGTAMEAGVSFVGTDQVRAATRRAGLPPSEADAVVDSYATAQLDALRAAILATAGVTLGALAFTRRLPAERAAGRPAGRRAGEAGR from the coding sequence GTGAAACGATGGCGGGCCCTGATCGTGCTCGGCACGGCCCAGTTCCTGATGGTGCTGGACACGTCGGTGATGAACGTCTCGATCAGCAAGCTGGTCGAGGACTTCCACACCGAGGTCACGGCGATCCAGGGCGTCATCACCCTCTACACCCTGGTCATGGCCGCCTTGATGATCACCGGCGGCAAGCTCGGCGACGCGTTCGGGCGCCGCCGGGCCTTCACCCTCGGGCTGATCGTGTACGGCACCGGGTCCGCCATCACCGCGCTGGCACCGTCGCTGTGGGTCCTGGCGCTGGGCTGGTCGGTGATCGAGGGGCTGGGTGCCACTCTCGTCCTCCCCGCGCTCGCGGCGCTCGTCGCCGGCGCGTACCGCGACCGGGAGCGGTCGGTCGCCTACGGCGTCATCGGCGGGCTGGCCGGAGCCGGGATCGCCGTCGGACCGCTGCTCGGCGGGTGGGTGACGACGTATCTGACCTGGCGGCTGGTGTTCGCCGGCGAGGTCGTGGTGGTCCTCGCCATGCTGTGCGTCGTGCGGTGGATCCCCGACGTCCCGCCGGGGCCGCGGCGGAAGCTCGACGCCGGGGGCGTCGCCCTGTCCGCCGCCGGGCTCGCCCTCGTCGTCCTGGGCGTGCTGCAGAGCAGCTCCTGGGGCTGGCTCAAGCCCCGCAACCCGCCCTTCACCCTGCTCGGCTTCGCGCCGACCCTCTTCGTCGTCGCGGCCGGCGCCGTCCTGCTGTGGCTGTTCTGCGCCTGGGAGCGGCGGCAACAGCACCGGGGGAGGGAACCGCTGGTGCACCTCTCCCTGTTCCGCGTCCCCCCGCTGCGCGCCGGGCTGACCATGCTGCTCTGCCAGAACCTCGTGCTGCTCGGCCTGTTCTTCGTCATCCCCCTCTACCTCCAGGTCGTCCAGGGCCTCGACGCCTTCCAGACCGGTCTCCGGCTGCTGCCCGTGTCCGTGACCATGCTGCTGTCCGCCATGGCCGGCCCCCTCCTCGGCCGCGTCGCCGCACCGCGCACGGTGGTGCGGTGCGGGCTGCTGGTGCTGCTGGCGGCGGCCCTGTGGCTGCTGGGCACGATCGAACCGCGGATCGACAACCTCGCCTTCGGCCTGGCGATGGGCGGCATCGGTCTCGGCATGGGACTCCTCGCCTCCCAGCTCGGGAACGTGACGCAGTCCAGCGTCGGCGAGGACGAACGCAGCGAGGCGGGCGGCCTGCAGTACACCGCGCAGAACCTCGGTTCGTCCCTGGGCACCGCGCTCATCGGCTCCCTGCTGATCGGCGCCCTCGTGCACGCCTTCACCACGCAGATCGACGACAACCCGAAGATCTCGGACGCCGCCCGGCACCAGGCCGGGACCGCCATGGAGGCCGGAGTCAGCTTCGTCGGCACGGACCAGGTGCGCGCCGCCACCCGACGCGCCGGACTCCCGCCCTCCGAGGCCGACGCGGTCGTCGACTCCTACGCCACGGCCCAGCTCGACGCCCTCCGGGCCGCCATCCTGGCCACCGCGGGCGTCACCCTCGGCGCCCTCGCCTTCACCCGCCGGCTGCCGGCCGAGCGGGCGGCCGGGCGACCCGCCGGGCGACGGGCCGGGGAGGCCGGCCGATGA
- a CDS encoding SHOCT domain-containing protein has translation MNDTVNLAYDYPLLGALWTVLWIVLWVAWFILLFRVIADVFRDDDLSGWAKAGWLILTILLPFLGVFVYVLVRGRSMGARERRHLQAQQEAVDRYIRETAGETGATSTADELHKLSEMRTRGDITDEEFRLAKERILR, from the coding sequence ATGAACGACACCGTCAACCTGGCCTACGACTACCCGCTCCTGGGCGCGTTGTGGACGGTCTTGTGGATCGTGCTGTGGGTCGCGTGGTTCATCCTGCTGTTCCGCGTCATCGCCGACGTCTTCCGCGACGACGACCTCAGCGGATGGGCCAAGGCGGGATGGCTGATCCTCACCATCCTGCTGCCCTTCCTCGGCGTCTTCGTCTACGTCCTCGTCCGGGGCCGGAGCATGGGCGCCCGGGAACGGCGCCACCTCCAGGCCCAACAGGAGGCGGTCGACCGGTACATCCGCGAGACGGCCGGCGAGACCGGCGCCACGAGCACCGCGGACGAGCTCCACAAGCTGTCGGAGATGCGCACCAGAGGCGACATCACCGACGAGGAGTTCCGCCTGGCCAAGGAGCGGATCCTGCGCTGA
- a CDS encoding AraC family transcriptional regulator, with the protein MAEDLGRIRERPADPAPAGGDPLGALLAGTRAQGAFLLRSVFDPPWAIHVRDQAPLTVLTMFRGDGWIVHDRRPPVRLRTGDLAVVRGPEPYTVADHPSTEPRAIIHPGQVATDPAGARLCAELDRGVRTWGTRPDAAHVLVSGTYQLPGEVGRRLLHTLPNVLHLAAGAWHSPLLPLLEEEMGRDEPGQAAVLDRLLDLVLIGALRAWLTREGAAAPAWYRAHGDPVAGPALGLLHADPARPWTVAALAAEVGVSRTVLARRFTELVGDPPMSYLTGWRLSLAADLLASSDATLASVARQVGYGSAFALSAAFKRVRGLSPARHRDAFRAPGPASGPR; encoded by the coding sequence ATGGCCGAGGACCTCGGCCGCATACGCGAGCGTCCCGCGGACCCCGCACCGGCCGGCGGCGACCCGCTGGGCGCGCTCCTCGCCGGCACCCGGGCCCAAGGCGCCTTCCTGCTGCGCTCGGTGTTCGACCCGCCCTGGGCGATCCACGTCCGGGACCAGGCGCCACTGACCGTCCTGACCATGTTCCGCGGCGACGGCTGGATCGTGCACGACCGGCGCCCGCCCGTGCGGCTGCGCACCGGCGACCTGGCGGTCGTCCGCGGTCCCGAGCCGTACACGGTCGCCGACCACCCCTCGACCGAACCACGCGCGATCATCCACCCGGGCCAGGTGGCGACCGACCCGGCCGGCGCCCGCCTGTGCGCGGAACTCGACCGCGGCGTACGGACCTGGGGCACGCGCCCCGACGCGGCGCACGTCCTCGTCAGCGGCACCTACCAGCTCCCCGGCGAGGTCGGCCGCCGCCTGCTGCACACCCTGCCGAACGTGCTGCACCTGGCCGCCGGCGCCTGGCACTCGCCCCTGCTGCCGCTGCTGGAGGAGGAGATGGGCCGCGACGAACCGGGGCAGGCCGCCGTCCTGGACCGGCTGCTCGACCTCGTCCTGATCGGCGCGCTGCGCGCCTGGCTGACGCGGGAGGGCGCCGCGGCCCCGGCCTGGTACCGCGCCCACGGCGACCCGGTGGCGGGCCCCGCCCTCGGACTGCTGCACGCCGACCCCGCCCGGCCGTGGACGGTCGCCGCGCTCGCCGCCGAGGTCGGCGTCTCCCGGACGGTCCTCGCCCGCCGCTTCACCGAGCTGGTGGGCGACCCGCCGATGTCCTACCTCACCGGCTGGCGCCTCTCCCTCGCCGCCGACCTCCTCGCCTCGTCCGACGCCACCCTGGCGTCCGTCGCCCGGCAGGTCGGCTACGGCAGCGCCTTCGCGCTCAGCGCCGCCTTCAAACGGGTCCGCGGCCTCAGCCCCGCCCGGCACCGCGACGCCTTCCGCGCCCCGGGCCCGGCCTCCGGCCCCCGCTGA
- a CDS encoding DUF1772 domain-containing protein produces the protein MALRTGVTGMSVVRMAVLFGAVVTTGLGAGLFYSYACSVMPGLARADDRTFVDAMQRINVAILNGWFMLSFLGSLALIVLAAVLEWRGGGGGRTVLLWIGAAGVFQLAVLVITGAVNVPLNNTLAAAGSPDRITDFAAVRGAFEATWVRWNLVRALASTASFACVSWALLLAARTPAAD, from the coding sequence ATGGCACTGCGAACGGGGGTTACGGGAATGTCGGTCGTACGCATGGCGGTCCTGTTCGGGGCGGTGGTGACCACCGGGCTCGGCGCCGGGCTGTTCTACTCCTATGCCTGCTCGGTGATGCCGGGGCTGGCCCGCGCCGACGACCGGACGTTCGTCGACGCGATGCAGCGGATCAACGTGGCCATTCTCAACGGCTGGTTCATGCTCTCCTTCCTGGGTTCGCTGGCGCTGATCGTGCTCGCCGCCGTGCTGGAGTGGCGCGGTGGCGGTGGCGGCCGGACGGTGCTGCTGTGGATCGGGGCGGCCGGCGTCTTCCAGCTCGCCGTTCTGGTGATCACGGGTGCGGTCAACGTACCGCTGAACAACACGCTCGCGGCGGCCGGTTCCCCGGATCGCATCACGGACTTCGCCGCCGTGCGCGGCGCCTTCGAGGCCACCTGGGTCCGGTGGAACCTGGTGCGCGCGCTGGCCTCCACCGCCTCCTTCGCGTGCGTCTCCTGGGCCCTGCTGCTCGCCGCCCGCACTCCGGCCGCCGACTGA